The following is a genomic window from Flavobacterium crassostreae.
TTACATGGTTTGACCATGCACTCCGAGCGTCCAGGACACCGTATGTATGAACAATACCACCCAATGGGAGTTGTCGGAATCATTTCGGCATTCAATTTTCCGGTAGCCGTATGGGCTTGGAACACCGCCTTGGCTTGGATCTGTGGCGATGTTTGCGTTTGGAAACCATCCGAAAAAACCCCACTATGCGGAATTGCTTGCCAAAACATAATTGCAGAAGTAATTAAAGAAAACAACCTTCCAGAAGGAATTTCGTGTCTAATAAATGGAGACTACAAAGTAGGCGAAATGATGACAAACGACCCTAGAGTACCCCTAATATCTGCCACAGGATCTACACGCATGGGTAAAATTGTAGCCCAAACCGTAGCCGGACGTTTAGGAAAATCCTTGCTAGAATTAGGAGGGAACAATGCCATCATTGTAACGCCAGATGCAGACATAAAAATGACCGTAATAGGAGCAGTTTTTGGAGCAGTAGGAACCGCAGGACAAAGATGTACCTCAACCCGTAGATTGATTATCCACGAGAGCATTTATGACAAAGTAAAAGAAGCTGTAGTTTCGGCCTATGGTCAGTTGCGCATTGGTAACCCATTAGACGAAAACAACCACGTAGGTCCCGTTATAGATACGCATGCCGTAGAGATGTACAACAATGCCCTAACACAAGTAGTTGCCCAAGGAGGAAAATTATTAGTAGAAGGAGGCGTACTTAGTGGCCAAGGATACGAGAGCGGTTGCTATGTAAAACCCGCTATTGCCGAAGCAGACAATGCCTTTGAAATTGTACAACACGAGACGTTTGCACCCGTATTGTATTTACTAAAATACTCTGGAGATGTGACGGATGCCCTAGCAATCCAAAACGGAGTAGCACAAGGGTTATCCTCAGCAATTATGACTAATAACTTGAGAGAAGCAGAGCTTTTCTTGTCTGTTGTAGGATCCGATTGTGGTATTGCCAATGTAAATATTGGTACTTCTGGAGCAGAAATTGGTGGCGCTTTTGGTGGCGAAAAAGAAACCGGTGGCGGTAGAGAATCTGGATCAGATGCTTGGAAAGTCTATATGAGACGCCAAACAAACACCATCAACTACACCACAAGCTTACCGCTAGCACAAGGAATAAAGTTTGATTTGTAATCCAAAATAAGCATACCAAAAAAGGCAATTTGAAATTTTCAAATTGCCTTTTTTTATGTTTGTAAATAGCCTAGAGAATTCTTTATTATAGATTAAAAGAGGCTCCAATACTAAATGTAAATTGATTGTTTAGATGATCAAAGAGTTTGTTTTTAGTACCATATTTAGCAATTGGAAACCCAAGTTCTGTAAAGACTCCAAACCCATCACTAAAAAAGTAACGACTTCCAAGATGTCCTCCAAAATTTTTCAAACCTAAACTTAATCCTGGATAGATGTCTAATCTGTCGTCTATATTGATTGCGCTACTTAAATTAGCATTAATTCTGAATTTAGCATCAAATCGATCTTTAAAAGCAGGTTTTTCGGTTTTAAATTCCGTAGGGAGTACACTAGTAGGTACAGAAATTTCTTGCACATCTAATAAATAACTACCCACAAATCCGTAAGAAAAATTTTCTCCAATACCAAAATCAGCAGAGGCCTGAATTCCAGAACCCCCTTTTTGAAGGTTTGCTCCAATATTAATTTTAGAATCTCCAGCTCCTTCAAAAGCTTGAGCATGAATAAGACCTGCGCTACAAAGTAATACTAAAGTAATGATTTTTTTCATAATTGTTTTTTTAAAAAATAAGCACAAAATTAGCTTTTTATATTTTAATTTCTCCCTTTTTCGTCAAAATAGAGTTGGTGTAAAGGTTCGCTTTGCCAAAATTCTTTAGTGTCAATATCCATAATAGTTAGCGGTCCTTGGAATGCTGCCCCAGTATCCATATTCCAAACGCAGGCTCTTTGGACTGGCTGGGTTTTGCCAATTCGGGTTACGGGAGTGTGTCCAATATACACTTCGGTGTAGAGTGTTAATCGTTTTGGGTATAAAATATCGTTTGGCTTAATGTGGGTGTCTAGTGCTAAGGCGGTTTCCCATAGGGTTCTGTCCCAATAAAATAGTTTAGGAAAAAACTCATAACTCACCCCATTCATATTAGTAAAACCAGCATGAACAAACAGACGATTTTTAGAATCTAAATGGTAATCTTTTAACGAAAGTAAAAAATCTATATGTAGTTGTTTGGTGGCTTTGTCTACTTGTTGGTATGCCGTAACAGTGGCTTCGCCACCATGTTTGTACCACAAGAGGTTGTCTTTGTTGTCTTTTAACCAATGCAAAAGCAACTCGTCATGGTTGCCTCGTATAAATACGCAATGGTTGGTGGTATTTAATTGTATTAAATAATCCAGAACTTGTGGCGATTGGCTCCAGCCATCTACATAATCTCCCAGAAAAATTAAGCGGTCTTTTGGAGTAACTTTGGCTCTTTGGATAATTTGATGTAGGGCACGCAAGCCTCCGTGTATGTCTCCTATAACTAATGTTCTCATTTGGTGTATGGTCAATCAAAATTATAAAAACAGCAAGTGCGTTGTTTTTTTAGAACATAAAAATAAGAAAAAGAGTTGGGCAAGGGGTGTTTTTTATTTTTTATTTTTCAGAAAAGCTCTAAAAACATTCCGTTTAGGCTTCTGTTTTGGTGTCGTATTTCATTTTTCGTAAAACGCGTAAGGCTTCTTTGAATGCTAAATAAATGTTTTTGTAGGGTTTTAAAAGCGGTTTGGCAAGGATCAATCTTTCTTTTGCGTCTTGAAAACCGTTGAGGTAACAAATCATGAATGTAGAGGGTAGGTTTTCTAAATCGATGTATTCTCGTTCGGTTAATGGGGTTTGTTTTTCTAATTTGAGCAGTAAGCCTAGATTTATATTGTAAATATGCAACAGCATCTTTTTGTTGAATTCTGGAGGCTGAAACAGCATTTGACTCTCTATCTTATAATACCCATTTTCATAAAAAAAGAGAATTTTTTTTTCTAAAGGATAGTAACTCGTTTTGTCATTCAAACCCAAGGGAACATATTCGGTAATGGTGAACGAATGCTCATCATAGGCTATGGTAACTACATCTTGAGCAGAATAAAAGAGCTTTACTTGTTCATTGATTAATTCAATATCTACTCTGGATAAATAGGTTTTTTGGCGTACTCTTTTGGGAATTCCTGCCCAACATATTATAAACAGCTCTTTAAAAACATGGTATTTTGGTGTCATGTCTTTGTGTTTGTACTGTATAAAATCAAAAACACCATCTAGGGTGTGTTTTATATTGTTGCGTGCGTTGTTTTCAATATCTGCCACGGTTGCAATGTTTTGGTAGTTTTTTTCAACATGTTCTTCGGTTGGCGTGGTGTTGCTTCCGCGTCTTACAAAAACACTATTTGCAGCAATGGTATGGATTCCTTTTTTAAAAAAAGAAGTTTTGTTTTTGGGTTTGATGGTTACCAGACCTACCACTTTATCTTTGGGTAGGTTTGGAAAAGGAACATTTTCGTATTGAATTTTAGGAGGATTCTCTAAGTAAGCGTTAACTAGGTTTTGAATGCGGCTGTCATCAAAAAAGTCATCGCCCACAATCTCATTGTCTTGATCCTCAACGCCCACAACAATATACGAATTGTTGGCCGGATTAGAATTGGATAAAGCGCAAATGTGTTTTAAAAATTTTGCTTTCCCCTCGCGTGTGTGCAAGTTTAATTGGCGTTTTTTGTCATAAAAGCTGTTTTCATCATTATGAGAGAGTAGGTTTTTAACTAAAAGACGCTTGTTAATCATGGGAGATGCTTTGGGTTATATAAAAAATTGCCACAGTTTTAAAACGAGTCTAAACTGTGGCATGGATAGGTTTGCAAGGCTTTTAATCTCTTTTTACAATTGTAGAAGAGGCTTGTGCAGTGCTCATTACTACCAGATCTGCAATATTGACGTGATAGGGTCTGGAGAGCACAAAATGGATTATATCTGCAATATCGTCGGCTTGCAGTGGGCTAAAGCCTTTGTACACATTAGCGGCTCTGGTGGTATCGCCTTTAAAGCGGACTTGGCTAAACTCTGTAGCCACCATCCCTGGATGAATGGCGCCTACTTTGATCCCATACAAATTTAAGTCCATCCGCATGCCTTGGTTCAGTGCATCTACGGCGTGTTTTGTAGCGCAATAAACATTTCCGTTGGGGTAAACTTCTTTTGCGGCAGTAGAACCAATATTGATAATATGGCCAGATTGTCGCGTCTTCATTTGCGGAATAATTGCTTTAGAAACATATAGCAAGCCTTTGATATTAATGTCAATCATGGCATCCCAATCTTCGATACTGCCGTCTTGAATGGGGTCTAGGCCATGGGCATTTCCGGCATTATTAATTAATACATCTATAGTAGCAAAGGCTTCGGGCAAAGAGGCAATGGCTTCAAAGACTGCTTTTTTGTCCCGAACATCAAACACCAAATGGTGTACTTGGGTGTGTGCTGCTAATTCTTCTTGTAAGGCCTCTAAGCGGTCTTTTCTTCTTCCGCAAAGGATAATTTTATAGTTGTTGCGCGCTAGGATTTTAGCTGTAGCTTGGCCTATTCCGCTCGTGGCTCCAGTGATAAAGGCTGTTTTGGTCATTTTGTTAGTTTTGAAAAGGGTTTTTGTTTGGACTGCATTTGTGCCATGGGTTTAAGGAACTTCGTGCCCCATGCTTTCGCTCCATATTGCAAACCAATCTTCTGGATCAAGGGTGAGTGCTACGGCTTTGTGCAACGACTGTATGCGAGCAATATTTACTGTGCCAGCAATAGGAATTACCTTAGCGGGATGTTGCAAAACCCAAGCCAATAAAAGGGTGTCAGAACCCAAATGGTATTTTGACACCAGCGTTGCCAATAGATTTTTTAATCGACGTGTTTGTGGTATGTCTTGTCGGAACACGGATCCCAAAGGGTTTCCAGAGATTGGTCGTATTTGGTTGTTCTGCATGTAATCAAAGCTGCCGTCGATCATGGGCTCAAAATTAGTGGCCGAAAAAGGTACTTGGTTGTAGCTTACGGCTGTTTTTTGGCGGATCAATTCGGTTTGAGAGTTGGTGAAGTTAGACAATCCAAAGGCATGGATTTTCCCTTCGGATTTTAGTTGTTCTACTGCTTCGGCAATAGTATCTGCCTGCATCAAAGGGCTTGGTCTGTGGAGCAGCAAAACATCTAAATAGTCTGTTTTTAGATTGCTCAAAGATTGCTCCACAGATCTAATTATGTGTGCTTTAGAGTAATCATAATGCTTGATGGTAGTGGGCCTGTTTTGGGCAACTATTTCAATACCACATTTAGAGATTAGTTGGATTTTTTCTCTAGCAATGGCGCTAGATGCAAAAGCGTTTCCAAAAGCAGCTTCGGTAGTATACGAGCCATAAATTGGCGCATGGTCAAAGGTGGTGATTTTATTTTCAAAACAAACATGGAGGATGTTTTCCATCTCTTTTTGATTGAGGTTTTTATCCCAAATACCCCAATTCATTGTTCCTGCAATGATGGGCGATAACGTGGTTGTATTCATGGTTTTAATTTTTAATTGTAATTGCAATTTTGGTCTATTGGATAGATGCTTCTCAAAGTTCTTAAAAATATAAAAATACTATCACAACAGATGCCTAAAATTAAGCAATTGCTAGAAGTTTTAACCATTTTTTAACATCTTTACTCTAAAAAAAAATTCAATTTGCACTACCAAATGTAAGGCTATAAAATTAAGGCATTAAATTCAATATTATGGAACAAAATACAGCAACTTTAGACATTAGAGCAATCAATGAAAAAATAGAAAGAGAAAGTGCATTTATTGATTTACTTTCCATGGAAATGAATAAAGTGATTGTAGGTCAAAAGCACATGGTAGAACGATTGCTTATTGGGCTTTTAGGCCAAGGGCATATTTTGTTAGAAGGGGTTCCTGGCTTGGCAAAAACCTTAGCGATCAATACCCTCTCTCAGGCAATTTACGGCTCTTTTAGTCGGATCCAGTTTACGCCAGATTTGTTGCCTGCAGATGTGGTTGGAACCATGATTTACAACATAAAACAAAATGAGTTTTCTATTAAAAAAGGGCCTATTTTTGCTAATTTTGTTCTTGCAGACGAGATTAACCGTGCGCCAGCAAAAGTGCAATCGGCATTATTGGAGGCCATGCAAGAAAAACAAGTAACCATTGGAGATACTACTTTTAAACTAGAAAGACCCTTCTTGGTGCTTGCCACCCAGAACCCAGTGGAGCAAGAAGGAACCTACCAGTTGCCAGAGGCACAAGTAGACCGTTTTATGCTAAAGACCGTTATTGATTATCCAAAAATGGACGAAGAGCGTTTGGTGATTCGTCAAAATTTAAAAGGAAGTTATCAAAAAGTAAACCAAGTAGTTTCGGTAGAACAGATCTTGCGAGCACAAGAAGCCGTTCGCGAAGTGTATATGGATGAGAAAATAGAAAAATACATCTTGGATATTATCTTTGCAACACGGTATCCAGAGAAATACAAATTAGCAGACTTAAAACCCTTGATTAGTTTTGGAGCTTCGCCTCGTGGAAGTATTAATCTTGCAGTTGCTGCAAAATGTTATGCCTTTATCAAACGCAGGGGATATGTAATTCCAGAAGATGTACGTGCAGTAGTACACGATGTATTGCGTCACAGAATAGGGATTACCTATGAGGCTGAGGCCGAAAACATTACTTCGGTAGATATTATCAACAAAATTGTAAACGAAGTAGAGGTGCCCTAAAAAGTTGTTTAATGTTTAAAGCGCGCTGTTGGCTAACAAAAACTTTAAACTTGTTGGAACCGTAAACAATTTTAAAAAAAAATGGACACAAAAGAACTTTTAAAAAAAGTACGCAAAATAGAAATCAAAACCCGAAGATTGAGCAATCATATCTTCTCAGGAGAATACCATACGTCTTTTAAAGGACGAGGAATGACCTTTAGTGAAGTACGACAATACCAATACGGGGATGATATCCGTGCCATAGACTGGAATGTTACGGCACGCTATAATGAGGCGCATGTAAAAGTTTTTGAAGAAGAACGAGAATTAACCATGATGTTGATGGTAGATATTTCGGGCTCAGAGAATTTTGGCACCCAGAACCAATTCAAAAAAGACATAGTAACAGAAATTGCTGCAACCATGGCTTTTTCGGCTACCCAGAATAACGATAAAATAGGATTGATTTTGTTTTCGGACCAGATTGAGTTGTATATTCCGCCCAAAAAAGGACGCTCCCATGTTTTACGAATCATTAGAGAGCTGCTAGAATTGGAACCCAAAAGCCGTAAAACAGACCTAACCCAAGCCTTAAAATTTTTATCCAGCACCCAAAAGAAAAAAGCCATTGTATTCCTGATTTCGGATTTTATGTGTCAAGGTTACGATCACAGCCTAAATATTGCAGCCAAAAAACACGACATTACCGGCATTCGAGTTTATGATATCCGAGAAGAAAGCATCCCCAATATCGGAATGGTTTCGATGCTAGATGCAGAGACAGGCAAAATAGCCTTAATAGATACCGCATCAAAAACGGTGCGGTTTAATTACGAAAAACAGTATAACCAAAAACTAAACTATTTTAAAGATAGCTTTAGTAAATCTGGGTCTGGAGTAGTCCACACTAGAGTTGACCAGAGTTATGTGACTAAATTATTAAGCTATTTCAAATCACGATAATAGTCCTTTTTCAATAGTTCCTAAATCAGGATCTGAAAAATCAAATGTTTCAAATAACATGAAAAGATATATCTACTTACTTGTACTTTTTTGTTGTATCCCGGTTTTTGCCCAACAAAAACCAGTACAAACCCTTATAAATACTACCAAAAACAAAATAGGAGCAGAGTTTAAGCTAACCCTAAAGACAAACGTAGATACCGTATCCAAAGTTGTTTTTCCGTCACCAAAAAACATGGGCGCACTAGAGGTAATCAAAACCTATCCTACAGATACCATTCTAAAAAACGGACGGTATGAGCTGATCCAAAAATATGGGTTAACCCAATTTGATTCGGGTAGCTACACTATACCAAGCAGTAAAATCCGTATTAACAACCAGCTCTATTATTCCGATTCTATCCAAGTAGAAGTAGCAAATGTTGCGGTAGACACCCTGAAACAAAAAATGTATGACATCAAAGACATTGCCACAGCAGAGAGCCAGAAAGCAAACGGCTGGAAATACCTTTTGGCAATAGCGCTACTTGCAGCTATAGGCTGTTTGGTTTATTGGTTGGTAAAAAAACAACAAAAAAAGAAAATAGAACACGAGGTTTATAAAACACCTATCGAAAAAGCAACCAATTTGCTAAACACCCTAGAACAAAAAGCACTTTGGCAAAAAGGAGAAATAAAAAACTACTACAGTGAGTTAACCGATATTGCCAGAAATTATATAGAAGAGGCCATTGAAATTCCAGCAATGGAAAGCACAACAGCCGAATTAATACAGGGACTAAGAGAAGCATCTCAAAAAAAGAAGATGGCTCTCACGCCAGAAATTATTGAAAATTTAGAGCGTGTTTTAAAACAAGCAGATTTAGTAAAATTTGCCAAATCCAAACCCTTAGATTTTGAAATTACAGAAGACAAAAATAAAATTCAAAGAGTAATTGTAACCCTAGACAAAGCCCTACCCGCAGTGGTTGAAAACCAAGAAGACAACCTGCTAAACGAGGTACAAAGACAAAAACAAATAGCCCTTCAGTTACAGAAAAAAAGAAAGAAACGCTGGGCCATTGCTGTGGCATCGGTACTTTTTTTGGGATTAACAACCCTTTTTTATTTTATAGCAACCCTAGGATTTACTAACGTAAAAGATACCCTCCTAAGGCATCCAAGCAAAGAATTGCTAGAAGGACAATGGATCCAAAGCACCTATGGTGACCCAGGGATACATATAGAAACACCCAAGGTGCTCAAACGTATAGATTTAACAAAATCATTACCCAAAAACGGCATGGCTTTAGTCAAAGAGATGCATTCTTTTGCCTACGGAAATATTTCGGATAGTTTTTATATAATGGTATCCACGTACCAATACAAACAAGATTCTGTTTCGGTAGACCTCAAAAAATCCATGGAACTTAGCATCCAAGCCCTAGAGTCTCAAGGCGCACAAAACATGTTAGTAAAACAAGAAACCTACGATACCCCCGAAGGCATAAGTGGTTTAAAAGGCTACGGTACTTTTTCGAGAATAAATACCATAACCAACAGCAGCGACAAATTGTATTACGAAATATTGCTATTCAAACAAGAAGGAGGTTTGCAACAAATACTCCTTTTTCATGAAGAAGGCGATGCGTATGCAAATCAAATAGCAGACAGAATATTGAATTCGGTTGAATTAAAAAAAACAAATCAATAATGGGTACTATCACGTTTTTAAATCCAGAGTTTTTTTGGTTATTTCTTTTGATCCCATTAGCTATAGCATGGTTGGTATACAAAAGAAACGAGCAAACTGCCACCTTAAAAATAAGTTCCTTGGATGGATTTCAGGCAACTGCATCGTGGTGGGTACGCTTGCATCCTTTTTTGAGTGGTTTACGATTAGCGGCATTAAGCGCCTTAATAGTAGCCCTAGCAAGACCCAGAACAGTAGATGTAAGCAACCAAACCAAAATAACAAAAGGGATTGATATTGTAATGGCAGTGGATGTTTCTGGGAGTATGCTTGCCAAAGATCTAAAACCCAACCGAATGGAAGCCCTAAAAAGGGTAGCTGCAGACTTTGTAGAACAACGCCCCAATGACCGCATTGGTTTGGTGGTGTACGCCTCCGAAGCCTACACAAAAACGCCAGTAACCAGTGATAAAGCCATTGTTTTAGAGGCTATAAAGAGCATAAAATACGATAATGTTTTGCAAGACGGAACCGGAATAGGAATGGGGTTGGCCACGGCCGTAAACCGCTTAAAAGACAGCAAAGCCAAAAGCCGAGTAATCATTCTTTTGACAGATGGGGTCAACAATGCGGGTTTTATAGAGCCCGAAACCGCAGCAGATATAGCCAAACAATACGGCATTAAAGTATATACCATAGGAATTGGAACCAACGGAATGGCAGAATTTCCTTACGCAATAGGCCCTAACGGGC
Proteins encoded in this region:
- the amaB gene encoding L-piperidine-6-carboxylate dehydrogenase; the encoded protein is MITIAEQFKMKEALAQLGIKEINAGTSTGLNHFSSGTILESHSPVDGQLIAKVTTTTAADYAKVMDSATAAFQTFRTMPAPQRGEIVRQFGEKLRKNKEALGKLVSYEMGKSLQEGYGEVQEMIDICDFAVGLSRQLHGLTMHSERPGHRMYEQYHPMGVVGIISAFNFPVAVWAWNTALAWICGDVCVWKPSEKTPLCGIACQNIIAEVIKENNLPEGISCLINGDYKVGEMMTNDPRVPLISATGSTRMGKIVAQTVAGRLGKSLLELGGNNAIIVTPDADIKMTVIGAVFGAVGTAGQRCTSTRRLIIHESIYDKVKEAVVSAYGQLRIGNPLDENNHVGPVIDTHAVEMYNNALTQVVAQGGKLLVEGGVLSGQGYESGCYVKPAIAEADNAFEIVQHETFAPVLYLLKYSGDVTDALAIQNGVAQGLSSAIMTNNLREAELFLSVVGSDCGIANVNIGTSGAEIGGAFGGEKETGGGRESGSDAWKVYMRRQTNTINYTTSLPLAQGIKFDL
- a CDS encoding ATP-binding protein, whose amino-acid sequence is MINKRLLVKNLLSHNDENSFYDKKRQLNLHTREGKAKFLKHICALSNSNPANNSYIVVGVEDQDNEIVGDDFFDDSRIQNLVNAYLENPPKIQYENVPFPNLPKDKVVGLVTIKPKNKTSFFKKGIHTIAANSVFVRRGSNTTPTEEHVEKNYQNIATVADIENNARNNIKHTLDGVFDFIQYKHKDMTPKYHVFKELFIICWAGIPKRVRQKTYLSRVDIELINEQVKLFYSAQDVVTIAYDEHSFTITEYVPLGLNDKTSYYPLEKKILFFYENGYYKIESQMLFQPPEFNKKMLLHIYNINLGLLLKLEKQTPLTEREYIDLENLPSTFMICYLNGFQDAKERLILAKPLLKPYKNIYLAFKEALRVLRKMKYDTKTEA
- a CDS encoding DUF58 domain-containing protein produces the protein MDTKELLKKVRKIEIKTRRLSNHIFSGEYHTSFKGRGMTFSEVRQYQYGDDIRAIDWNVTARYNEAHVKVFEEERELTMMLMVDISGSENFGTQNQFKKDIVTEIAATMAFSATQNNDKIGLILFSDQIELYIPPKKGRSHVLRIIRELLELEPKSRKTDLTQALKFLSSTQKKKAIVFLISDFMCQGYDHSLNIAAKKHDITGIRVYDIREESIPNIGMVSMLDAETGKIALIDTASKTVRFNYEKQYNQKLNYFKDSFSKSGSGVVHTRVDQSYVTKLLSYFKSR
- a CDS encoding AAA family ATPase → MEQNTATLDIRAINEKIERESAFIDLLSMEMNKVIVGQKHMVERLLIGLLGQGHILLEGVPGLAKTLAINTLSQAIYGSFSRIQFTPDLLPADVVGTMIYNIKQNEFSIKKGPIFANFVLADEINRAPAKVQSALLEAMQEKQVTIGDTTFKLERPFLVLATQNPVEQEGTYQLPEAQVDRFMLKTVIDYPKMDEERLVIRQNLKGSYQKVNQVVSVEQILRAQEAVREVYMDEKIEKYILDIIFATRYPEKYKLADLKPLISFGASPRGSINLAVAAKCYAFIKRRGYVIPEDVRAVVHDVLRHRIGITYEAEAENITSVDIINKIVNEVEVP
- a CDS encoding vWA domain-containing protein: MGTITFLNPEFFWLFLLIPLAIAWLVYKRNEQTATLKISSLDGFQATASWWVRLHPFLSGLRLAALSALIVALARPRTVDVSNQTKITKGIDIVMAVDVSGSMLAKDLKPNRMEALKRVAADFVEQRPNDRIGLVVYASEAYTKTPVTSDKAIVLEAIKSIKYDNVLQDGTGIGMGLATAVNRLKDSKAKSRVIILLTDGVNNAGFIEPETAADIAKQYGIKVYTIGIGTNGMAEFPYAIGPNGQFLFQRMKVEIDERLMQNIARKTDGRYFRATSNSKLASIYAEINKLETTEIEELKFYDYDEKYRPLVLLAGLLLVLEIALRNTIYKSFL
- a CDS encoding aldo/keto reductase codes for the protein MNTTTLSPIIAGTMNWGIWDKNLNQKEMENILHVCFENKITTFDHAPIYGSYTTEAAFGNAFASSAIAREKIQLISKCGIEIVAQNRPTTIKHYDYSKAHIIRSVEQSLSNLKTDYLDVLLLHRPSPLMQADTIAEAVEQLKSEGKIHAFGLSNFTNSQTELIRQKTAVSYNQVPFSATNFEPMIDGSFDYMQNNQIRPISGNPLGSVFRQDIPQTRRLKNLLATLVSKYHLGSDTLLLAWVLQHPAKVIPIAGTVNIARIQSLHKAVALTLDPEDWFAIWSESMGHEVP
- a CDS encoding SDR family NAD(P)-dependent oxidoreductase, which encodes MTKTAFITGATSGIGQATAKILARNNYKIILCGRRKDRLEALQEELAAHTQVHHLVFDVRDKKAVFEAIASLPEAFATIDVLINNAGNAHGLDPIQDGSIEDWDAMIDINIKGLLYVSKAIIPQMKTRQSGHIINIGSTAAKEVYPNGNVYCATKHAVDALNQGMRMDLNLYGIKVGAIHPGMVATEFSQVRFKGDTTRAANVYKGFSPLQADDIADIIHFVLSRPYHVNIADLVVMSTAQASSTIVKRD
- a CDS encoding DUF6646 family protein; this encodes MKKIITLVLLCSAGLIHAQAFEGAGDSKINIGANLQKGGSGIQASADFGIGENFSYGFVGSYLLDVQEISVPTSVLPTEFKTEKPAFKDRFDAKFRINANLSSAINIDDRLDIYPGLSLGLKNFGGHLGSRYFFSDGFGVFTELGFPIAKYGTKNKLFDHLNNQFTFSIGASFNL
- a CDS encoding metallophosphoesterase; amino-acid sequence: MRTLVIGDIHGGLRALHQIIQRAKVTPKDRLIFLGDYVDGWSQSPQVLDYLIQLNTTNHCVFIRGNHDELLLHWLKDNKDNLLWYKHGGEATVTAYQQVDKATKQLHIDFLLSLKDYHLDSKNRLFVHAGFTNMNGVSYEFFPKLFYWDRTLWETALALDTHIKPNDILYPKRLTLYTEVYIGHTPVTRIGKTQPVQRACVWNMDTGAAFQGPLTIMDIDTKEFWQSEPLHQLYFDEKGRN